Proteins encoded together in one Streptomyces umbrinus window:
- a CDS encoding GOLPH3/VPS74 family protein yields the protein MTTPRDLLIVAMDVESGRPADRGSLSLALAGAEVIDLLGARAVELDGDRIVPGGRPSLDDPLLREAESALTRQEPYESVEDWLWRRGRDLSSVYLAAFETEGRLTRQRRRLMSFRAGDVALVDSPARRGAVDRWESHEPVLVALVTAAALHGEPLDEDAEESPKPPDVPDITDDAVATVLAAVNDAVMELEAVRQRRSIEDAAFDNIWRGF from the coding sequence ATGACCACACCGCGGGACCTGTTGATCGTTGCCATGGATGTGGAGTCCGGCCGCCCTGCGGACCGCGGCAGCCTGTCCCTGGCGCTCGCCGGGGCCGAGGTCATCGACCTCCTCGGTGCCCGAGCGGTCGAGCTGGACGGCGATCGCATCGTCCCCGGCGGCCGGCCCTCCCTGGACGACCCCCTGCTGCGCGAGGCCGAGTCGGCGCTGACCCGCCAGGAGCCGTACGAGTCGGTCGAGGACTGGCTGTGGCGCCGAGGCCGTGACTTGTCCTCGGTGTATCTGGCCGCGTTCGAGACCGAGGGCCGGCTCACCCGGCAGCGCCGCCGCCTGATGTCCTTCCGGGCCGGTGACGTGGCACTCGTCGATTCCCCGGCCCGCCGCGGAGCGGTCGACCGCTGGGAATCCCACGAGCCCGTGCTGGTCGCCCTCGTGACGGCTGCCGCGCTGCACGGCGAGCCTCTCGACGAGGACGCCGAGGAATCCCCGAAGCCTCCCGACGTCCCGGACATCACTGACGACGCGGTGGCGACGGTACTGGCCGCGGTCAACGACGCGGTGATGGAACTGGAGGCCGTGCGCCAGCGCCGATCCATCGAGGACGCGGCCTTCGACAACATCTGGCGCGGATTCTGA
- a CDS encoding TetR/AcrR family transcriptional regulator: MGRTSNAREKILTAAQSLIGQRGYSALGTAEICKVAGVPKGSFYYFFETKEALALAVLDERWETQRGDWSRILRGDGEPLQRLRRLFEETEAGQRAGQQSCGTVSGCLFGNLTLELSNQTEAVRSRLQGIFDAQVGMVEEVVAEAAERREIAVGDHREAARSVVAQLEGQVLFAKLYNDPERLDVLWRNCLAILGARLPA; this comes from the coding sequence ATGGGACGGACCAGCAACGCCAGGGAGAAGATCCTCACCGCCGCGCAGTCACTCATCGGGCAGCGAGGCTACTCGGCCCTCGGCACCGCCGAGATCTGCAAGGTCGCGGGCGTGCCGAAGGGCAGCTTCTACTACTTCTTCGAGACCAAGGAAGCGCTCGCCCTGGCTGTTCTCGACGAGCGCTGGGAGACCCAGCGCGGTGACTGGAGCCGCATCCTGCGCGGCGACGGTGAACCGCTCCAGCGGCTGCGCCGGCTGTTCGAGGAGACCGAGGCGGGCCAGCGCGCCGGACAGCAGAGCTGCGGCACGGTCTCAGGGTGCCTGTTCGGGAATCTGACCCTGGAACTGAGCAACCAGACCGAGGCCGTTCGTTCGCGCCTGCAAGGAATCTTCGACGCGCAGGTCGGCATGGTCGAGGAGGTCGTCGCCGAGGCCGCGGAGCGGAGAGAGATCGCCGTCGGCGACCACCGCGAGGCCGCCCGGTCCGTCGTCGCGCAACTCGAGGGCCAGGTGCTCTTCGCCAAGCTCTACAACGACCCCGAGCGCCTCGACGTCCTCTGGAGGAACTGCCTCGCCATCCTCGGGGCCCGGCTGCCGGCGTAG
- a CDS encoding CGNR zinc finger domain-containing protein — MNLDHAFFCGNPALDFAATLRARRTLRFETLVSPDRLDAWYVESGVVDAVSPSREADVEQAIVVREAVYDLITARRFGAAYDEEALAAVNGAARRPSATPQLTATGRWTAATPEEALATVARQAVEVLSGPDVPLLKECGNPECTRVYIDRSRGVRRQWCGMESCGNKVKAAAYRARKKQAQTTAAH; from the coding sequence GTGAATCTGGATCATGCCTTCTTCTGCGGGAACCCCGCGCTCGACTTCGCGGCCACGCTCCGCGCGCGCCGCACGCTCCGGTTCGAGACGCTCGTGTCGCCGGACCGGCTGGACGCCTGGTACGTCGAGTCCGGAGTCGTCGACGCCGTATCCCCCAGCCGGGAGGCCGACGTCGAGCAGGCGATCGTCGTCCGGGAGGCCGTCTACGACCTGATCACCGCCCGGCGGTTCGGCGCGGCCTACGACGAGGAGGCGCTCGCCGCGGTGAACGGCGCGGCCCGCAGGCCCTCGGCGACGCCTCAGCTCACCGCGACGGGGCGATGGACGGCCGCGACGCCCGAAGAGGCACTGGCCACCGTGGCACGCCAGGCCGTCGAAGTCCTCAGCGGACCCGACGTTCCGCTGCTGAAGGAATGCGGCAATCCCGAATGCACCCGCGTCTACATCGACCGGTCGCGCGGTGTGCGCCGGCAGTGGTGCGGCATGGAGTCGTGCGGAAACAAGGTCAAGGCCGCGGCCTACCGGGCTCGCAAGAAGCAGGCGCAGACAACCGCAGCGCACTGA
- a CDS encoding SpoIIE family protein phosphatase yields the protein MDLDETLRELRRAAVPSFADAIIVHLHDPLPVGDEKSAAPVVLQLHSVSRKPQAPQASRSPLFKTHPLHSDIAELVRPDVAGRLSKLLLAGRPAFGDAPGIAPAVAELLGPLASVPEAIPPGRRLIIAPLHGRRHVMGTVVLLRRPDRTPFTRDDLLVASQLATHTAIGVQKAVMYGHEASVADTLQHTMLPSSLPEPTGIRLASRYLPASKTAQVGGDWYDAIPLPGNRVALIVGDVMGHSMTSAAIMGQLRTIVQTLAGLDLPPDEVLHHLDEQAQRLGSDHIATCLYAIYDPISHRLLIANAGHPPAVLLHPDGHGEVLRVPPAAPIGVGGVDFESVEMHAPTGATLLLYTDGLVESRETDVGTGVEALRTSLRTVASGHSAPSLELLCDHILGVMVPGSRDDDIALLTARFEGFPPDSVGYWHLDPHPLTAGQARRLTRRALRRWDLESMLDSTELMVSEVVTNAVRFASRPIALRLLRTDILRCEVTDDSSQVPRMRQAQPGDEGGRGLFLVDQLAQRWGATRLSTGKVVWFEQQIPKKPKE from the coding sequence ATGGACCTGGACGAGACGCTCCGCGAGCTGCGCCGGGCTGCCGTCCCCTCCTTCGCCGACGCGATCATCGTCCATCTGCACGATCCGCTCCCCGTCGGGGACGAGAAGTCGGCTGCACCCGTCGTCCTTCAGCTGCACAGCGTCAGCAGGAAGCCGCAGGCTCCCCAGGCCTCCCGATCGCCGCTGTTCAAGACCCATCCCCTGCACTCGGACATCGCCGAGCTCGTACGGCCGGACGTCGCCGGACGGCTCTCGAAACTGCTGCTGGCCGGACGGCCCGCCTTCGGTGACGCGCCCGGGATCGCACCCGCGGTTGCCGAACTGCTCGGACCACTGGCGAGTGTGCCGGAGGCGATTCCGCCGGGGCGCCGGCTGATCATCGCCCCGCTGCACGGCCGCAGGCACGTCATGGGAACGGTCGTCCTCCTGCGCCGGCCCGACCGGACCCCCTTCACCCGCGACGACCTGCTCGTCGCCTCACAGCTCGCGACGCACACCGCCATCGGCGTACAGAAGGCGGTGATGTACGGGCATGAGGCCTCCGTCGCGGACACGCTGCAGCACACCATGCTGCCGTCGTCACTGCCCGAGCCCACCGGGATCCGGCTGGCCAGCCGCTATCTGCCCGCCTCGAAGACCGCCCAGGTCGGGGGCGACTGGTACGACGCGATCCCGCTGCCCGGCAACCGCGTCGCGCTGATCGTCGGAGACGTCATGGGGCATTCCATGACCTCCGCCGCGATCATGGGCCAGCTGCGCACCATCGTGCAGACCCTCGCCGGGCTCGACCTGCCTCCGGACGAGGTCCTGCACCACCTGGACGAGCAGGCCCAGCGCCTCGGCAGCGACCACATCGCGACCTGCCTCTACGCGATCTACGACCCGATCTCGCACCGGCTGCTCATCGCGAACGCCGGCCACCCGCCCGCGGTGCTCCTGCACCCGGACGGCCACGGCGAGGTGCTCCGCGTCCCACCGGCCGCCCCCATCGGTGTCGGCGGGGTCGACTTCGAGTCCGTGGAGATGCACGCCCCCACCGGAGCGACCCTGCTGCTCTACACCGACGGCCTCGTCGAATCGCGCGAGACGGACGTGGGAACAGGCGTCGAGGCCCTGCGCACCAGCCTCCGAACCGTGGCGAGCGGACACTCCGCCCCCTCGCTCGAACTGCTCTGCGACCACATCCTGGGCGTCATGGTCCCCGGCTCCCGGGACGACGACATCGCTTTGCTCACCGCCCGGTTCGAGGGCTTCCCCCCGGACAGCGTGGGGTACTGGCACCTGGACCCCCACCCGCTGACCGCCGGACAGGCCCGCCGCCTGACCCGCAGGGCACTTCGCCGCTGGGACCTGGAATCCATGCTCGACTCGACGGAACTCATGGTCAGCGAGGTCGTGACGAACGCCGTCCGTTTCGCCTCACGGCCCATCGCACTACGGCTGCTGCGCACCGACATCCTCCGCTGCGAGGTGACCGACGACTCCTCCCAGGTGCCCCGGATGCGGCAGGCCCAGCCGGGCGACGAGGGCGGCCGAGGCCTCTTCCTCGTGGATCAGCTCGCGCAACGCTGGGGAGCGACGAGGCTCAGCACGGGCAAGGTCGTCTGGTTCGAGCAGCAGATCCCGAAGAAGCCGAAGGAGTAG
- a CDS encoding class I SAM-dependent DNA methyltransferase → MSNEAGYESIRFDRSGQAEAFDAIGDRYDEAFPHKEGQLSAGEWLIDSLPAGSRVLDLGCGTGVPTTRQMTDAGFEVVGVDLSRRMVQLARGYVPAATFHQLDIADLRPGGPQDLGRFDAVAAFFSLLMLPRVEIPLALQTVRHLLVPSGLFVLSMVEADVDNYAIPFLGNTIRVSGYVLEDLHKVIEAGGFEIVKETAYTYAPAVADVPPEEQVFLCCRRLD, encoded by the coding sequence ATGAGCAATGAGGCCGGCTACGAGAGCATTCGGTTTGACCGCAGCGGTCAGGCCGAAGCCTTTGACGCCATCGGCGACCGTTATGACGAGGCCTTCCCGCACAAGGAGGGCCAGCTCTCCGCCGGAGAATGGCTGATCGACTCGCTGCCGGCGGGTTCCCGCGTGCTCGACCTCGGCTGCGGCACCGGAGTGCCGACCACGCGCCAGATGACGGACGCCGGATTCGAGGTGGTGGGCGTCGACCTGTCGCGCAGGATGGTGCAGCTCGCCCGGGGGTACGTTCCCGCGGCGACGTTCCACCAGCTGGACATCGCCGACCTGCGCCCCGGCGGCCCGCAGGACCTCGGCCGTTTCGACGCCGTCGCGGCCTTCTTCTCCTTGCTGATGCTGCCCCGCGTGGAGATACCCCTCGCGCTGCAGACGGTCCGCCACCTGCTGGTTCCCAGTGGCCTGTTCGTCCTCTCGATGGTGGAGGCCGATGTGGACAACTACGCGATCCCGTTCCTCGGCAACACGATCCGGGTTTCCGGATACGTACTGGAGGACCTGCACAAGGTCATCGAGGCCGGTGGCTTCGAGATCGTCAAGGAGACCGCTTACACCTATGCCCCGGCGGTCGCCGACGTCCCGCCCGAGGAGCAGGTCTTCCTCTGCTGCCGACGGCTCGACTGA
- the paaA gene encoding 1,2-phenylacetyl-CoA epoxidase subunit PaaA yields the protein MTTTHSAEVPLQELQQQFDATIARDQRVEPRDWMPDGYRKTLVRQIAQHAHSEIIGMQPEGEWITRAPSLRRKAILFAKVQDEAGHGLYLYSAAETLGADRADLTERLIEGRQKYSSIFNYPTPTFADVGVIGWFVDGAAICNQVPLCRSSYGPYARAMVRICKEESFHQRQGYELLMTMMRGTEAQKAMVQDSVNRWWWPSLMMFGPPDGDSPNSAASMAWKIKRHSNDELRQRFVDMTVPQAEKLGVTLPDPGLRWNEERASHDFGTPDWAELKQVISGGGPCNAQRVERRRSAHEEGAWVREAATAHAAKQAARAREGATA from the coding sequence ATGACGACGACACACTCCGCCGAGGTGCCGCTCCAGGAGTTGCAGCAGCAGTTCGACGCGACGATCGCGCGGGACCAGCGGGTCGAGCCGCGCGACTGGATGCCGGACGGCTACCGCAAGACGCTCGTGCGGCAGATCGCGCAGCACGCGCACTCGGAGATCATCGGCATGCAGCCGGAGGGCGAGTGGATCACGCGCGCGCCCTCGCTGCGCCGCAAGGCCATCCTGTTCGCGAAGGTCCAGGACGAGGCAGGCCACGGGCTGTATCTGTACTCGGCGGCGGAGACCCTGGGTGCCGACCGCGCGGACCTGACCGAGCGGCTCATCGAAGGGCGCCAGAAGTACTCGTCGATCTTCAACTACCCCACACCGACCTTCGCCGACGTCGGCGTCATCGGCTGGTTCGTGGACGGCGCCGCGATCTGCAACCAGGTTCCGCTGTGCAGGAGTTCCTACGGGCCCTATGCGCGCGCGATGGTGCGGATCTGCAAGGAGGAGTCGTTCCACCAGCGGCAGGGCTACGAGCTGCTGATGACGATGATGCGCGGCACCGAGGCCCAGAAGGCCATGGTCCAGGACTCGGTGAACCGCTGGTGGTGGCCGTCGCTCATGATGTTCGGCCCGCCCGACGGCGACTCGCCCAACTCGGCGGCTTCGATGGCCTGGAAGATCAAGCGCCACAGCAACGACGAACTGCGTCAGCGGTTCGTCGACATGACCGTCCCGCAGGCCGAGAAGCTCGGCGTCACGCTGCCGGACCCGGGCCTGCGCTGGAACGAGGAGCGCGCCAGCCACGACTTCGGCACCCCCGACTGGGCGGAGCTGAAGCAGGTGATCTCCGGCGGCGGGCCGTGCAACGCCCAGCGGGTGGAGCGGCGCCGCAGCGCCCATGAGGAGGGCGCCTGGGTGCGGGAGGCGGCCACGGCCCACGCGGCCAAGCAGGCGGCACGCGCGCGCGAAGGAGCGACGGCATGA
- the paaB gene encoding 1,2-phenylacetyl-CoA epoxidase subunit PaaB: MSDITPGPTQGTGKGDWPLYEVFVRGKRGLNHVHVGSLHAADDAMALTHARDLYTRRNEGVSIWVVRSEHIAASTRDEKDPFFAPSADKVYRHPTFYDIPDDVPHI, encoded by the coding sequence ATGAGTGACATCACCCCGGGCCCCACTCAGGGCACCGGCAAGGGCGACTGGCCGCTGTACGAGGTGTTCGTGCGCGGCAAGCGCGGGCTGAACCACGTCCATGTGGGCTCGCTGCACGCAGCCGACGACGCCATGGCGCTGACCCACGCCCGCGACCTGTACACCCGGCGCAACGAGGGCGTCTCGATCTGGGTGGTGCGCTCGGAGCACATCGCGGCGTCCACGCGCGACGAGAAGGACCCCTTCTTCGCGCCCAGCGCCGACAAGGTCTACCGCCACCCGACCTTCTACGACATCCCCGACGACGTCCCGCACATCTGA